The following are encoded in a window of bacterium genomic DNA:
- the dctP gene encoding TRAP transporter substrate-binding protein DctP has translation MAKTNRRGFLKGTALGVGALAIGTGGIRLPKAWAAGPTLTTVTYLTPAYEDLFPPIQGFVDRLKEKHAGALQVDFFHSGTLVKADDQTAALRAGTIHVMFHTSSYITRTFPILGITGLPGLVDELYQHGERLAMEGALWKLINDALAKDNTFMLTAGGAVLEPEYIWSGSQKVSSLADLKGKRCRIVSYEAEEALKPYGAAAARIPSSELYLAVQRGTVDATLANIGTVMGRKLYEQVKHCYKLPVTGFTISIFLLKSFWDKLPLDAKNALWEAGKWYEENSAPMINKKFYPEVYWPRIKQAGIQVFEPSKEEIEDFRKKSQPVWDWWKKQVGEAVGQKAIDLTLGKA, from the coding sequence ATGGCAAAGACAAACAGGAGGGGATTTTTAAAAGGAACAGCATTGGGTGTAGGAGCCCTGGCCATCGGAACAGGAGGTATCCGCCTTCCCAAGGCCTGGGCTGCAGGGCCAACACTGACCACGGTTACCTATCTGACCCCTGCTTATGAGGATCTTTTCCCGCCCATACAGGGTTTTGTGGACAGGCTTAAGGAGAAGCACGCAGGGGCACTCCAGGTGGACTTCTTCCACTCTGGGACTCTTGTGAAGGCAGATGACCAGACAGCTGCTCTCAGGGCAGGGACCATCCATGTCATGTTCCACACAAGCTCTTACATCACCAGGACGTTTCCCATCTTGGGAATAACGGGGCTGCCTGGTCTGGTGGACGAGCTCTACCAACATGGTGAACGCCTGGCCATGGAGGGTGCTCTGTGGAAGCTCATAAACGATGCTCTGGCCAAGGACAACACCTTCATGCTCACCGCAGGAGGGGCTGTATTGGAGCCGGAATACATATGGAGCGGATCCCAGAAGGTGAGTAGCCTGGCCGATCTCAAGGGCAAGAGATGCAGGATAGTGAGCTACGAGGCTGAGGAGGCCTTAAAGCCCTATGGGGCCGCAGCAGCCAGGATTCCTTCTTCGGAGCTATACCTGGCAGTTCAAAGGGGCACAGTGGATGCAACACTTGCTAACATCGGTACTGTCATGGGCCGAAAGCTGTACGAGCAGGTAAAGCACTGCTACAAGCTTCCTGTCACTGGTTTCACCATTTCCATCTTCCTCTTGAAGAGCTTCTGGGACAAACTCCCATTGGATGCCAAGAACGCTCTTTGGGAAGCTGGAAAATGGTATGAAGAAAACAGTGCCCCCATGATCAACAAGAAATTCTACCCTGAGGTTTACTGGCCAAGGATAAAACAGGCCGGTATTCAGGTTTTTGAGCCTAGTAAAGAGGAGATAGAGGATTTCAGGAAGAAAAGCCAGCCTGTTTGGGATTGGTGGAAAAAACAGGTGGGTGAGGCCGTGGGACAAAAGGCCATAGACCTGACCCTTGGCAAAGCTTAG
- a CDS encoding TRAP transporter large permease subunit: protein MIEALVVLLLLILIALGVEIFVALGACGALGLVLARGPDALALAATSLFGQVTTFELLALPLFVLMGHVLAKTPIGGDLFHLASKWLSWLPGGLAIASVGACTVFGAVSGVSVAGVAAIGSMAVPEMLKRGYSVKLAAGSVVSSGALAMLIPPSVPFIIYSAITGESVAKLFIGGILPGLFLASALSLYILVRVMVSPGLAPSREEVSANWKERWESLAKVWHVGVLIFLVLGSIYLGVATPTEASAVGAAGAFLIAGVVYRNMTPRRIFQILLESMRISVAILIIMGSAKIFGDFLNMVRLPQQLTQFMLGWNLPREFMILAVQALLILGGMFVDAASLIVVTTPILLPLVKALGYDPLWYGIVLVINLELAVVTPPVGLNLYTLRSCVPSLKLEEIVQSSIPFLLVELACLVFFTLYPPLGLWLPSLVK from the coding sequence ATGATCGAAGCTCTGGTGGTCCTCCTCCTTCTGATTCTAATAGCCCTGGGAGTGGAGATATTCGTGGCCTTGGGGGCGTGCGGGGCACTAGGCCTGGTGCTGGCCCGAGGGCCAGATGCCCTTGCCCTTGCGGCTACATCCCTCTTCGGTCAGGTGACCACCTTCGAGCTTCTGGCATTGCCTCTTTTTGTGCTCATGGGCCATGTGCTGGCCAAAACCCCCATAGGAGGAGATCTCTTCCATCTGGCCTCCAAATGGCTCTCATGGCTGCCCGGAGGGCTGGCCATAGCCTCGGTGGGGGCCTGCACGGTGTTTGGTGCCGTAAGTGGAGTGAGCGTGGCTGGGGTGGCAGCTATAGGATCCATGGCCGTGCCTGAAATGCTCAAGAGAGGCTACTCGGTCAAGCTGGCAGCAGGCTCAGTGGTCTCCTCTGGGGCCTTGGCCATGCTCATTCCCCCAAGCGTCCCCTTCATCATCTATAGCGCCATCACAGGGGAGTCGGTGGCAAAGCTCTTCATAGGCGGGATTCTGCCCGGCCTTTTTCTGGCATCTGCCCTAAGCTTGTACATCTTGGTAAGGGTGATGGTGTCTCCGGGCTTGGCGCCTTCCAGAGAGGAGGTTTCGGCCAATTGGAAGGAAAGATGGGAGAGCCTGGCAAAGGTCTGGCATGTGGGAGTGCTCATCTTTCTGGTCCTGGGCTCCATATATCTCGGGGTAGCCACGCCCACAGAGGCCTCGGCAGTGGGAGCTGCAGGGGCTTTTCTCATAGCAGGGGTGGTTTACCGCAACATGACCCCCAGAAGGATCTTCCAAATACTTCTTGAGAGCATGCGAATAAGCGTAGCCATACTGATCATAATGGGTAGCGCCAAGATCTTCGGGGATTTCCTCAACATGGTGAGGCTTCCTCAACAGCTCACCCAGTTCATGCTGGGCTGGAACCTGCCCAGGGAGTTCATGATTCTGGCCGTGCAGGCCCTGCTGATCCTCGGGGGTATGTTCGTGGATGCTGCATCCCTCATAGTGGTCACCACACCCATCTTGCTGCCCCTTGTCAAGGCCCTGGGTTACGACCCCCTTTGGTACGGGATCGTGCTGGTTATAAACCTGGAGCTGGCGGTTGTGACCCCTCCTGTGGGCTTGAATCTCTATACACTGAGGAGCTGTGTGCCCAGCCTCAAGCTGGAGGAAATAGTGCAGAGCAGCATCCCTTTTCTCTTGGTGGAGCTGGCCTGTCTGGTCTTTTTCACACTCTATCCGCCTTTGGGGCTTTGGCTACCAAGCCTTGTGAAGTAA
- a CDS encoding 3-isopropylmalate dehydratase large subunit produces the protein MTLAETILAARCGTQEVAPGEFLDVPVDLVMTTDATGLISMEQFRRMGAKRAFDPRKIVFVMDHFVPARTVESAEAVQALRCFAKELGAMCYEGGHSGVCHVLLPEQGLVAPAEVVVGGDSHTCTYGALGAFATGMGSTDIAAAMATGRVWMRVPETLRLVYHGRPNQWVGGKDLILHTIGLLGVDGATYMAMEFTGETLQFLDMDHRFTMANMAVEAGAKAGLFPVDARTLEYLRARVKRHFWVPPWDPKAACEKTVDLDVTTLEPQVATPHSPANVKDVSSVQGIAIDQVVIGSCTNGRIGDLRLAAQVLEGKKIHPEVRCLILPGGPQVYLNALEEGLVAIFSRAGAIVGPPTCGPCPGGHMGVLAPGERCVSTTNRNFLGRMGSPKAEIFLANPAVAAASAVLGCIAHPEEVSSK, from the coding sequence ATGACTTTGGCAGAGACCATATTGGCCGCCCGCTGTGGAACACAGGAGGTGGCCCCTGGGGAGTTCCTGGATGTGCCCGTGGATCTTGTTATGACAACAGATGCCACGGGCCTCATCAGCATGGAGCAGTTTCGCAGGATGGGAGCCAAGAGGGCCTTTGATCCAAGAAAGATAGTGTTCGTCATGGATCACTTTGTCCCGGCCAGAACAGTTGAATCAGCAGAGGCTGTCCAGGCCCTCAGGTGCTTTGCAAAGGAGCTGGGCGCCATGTGTTACGAAGGGGGACACTCTGGTGTGTGCCACGTGCTTTTGCCCGAGCAGGGGCTGGTGGCCCCCGCAGAGGTGGTGGTGGGAGGCGATTCCCATACCTGCACATACGGGGCTCTGGGCGCCTTTGCCACGGGCATGGGCTCCACAGACATAGCGGCTGCCATGGCCACGGGTAGAGTCTGGATGAGGGTGCCTGAGACCCTTCGATTGGTGTACCACGGCCGTCCCAATCAATGGGTGGGGGGCAAAGATCTCATCTTGCACACCATAGGTCTTCTGGGCGTGGATGGGGCCACATACATGGCCATGGAATTTACGGGAGAGACCTTGCAATTTCTGGACATGGACCATCGCTTCACCATGGCCAACATGGCCGTTGAGGCAGGTGCCAAGGCAGGCCTCTTTCCGGTGGATGCCAGGACCCTTGAATATCTAAGAGCCCGTGTGAAACGGCATTTCTGGGTGCCTCCCTGGGATCCAAAGGCAGCCTGTGAGAAGACAGTGGATCTGGATGTAACGACCCTGGAACCTCAGGTGGCCACTCCCCACTCCCCTGCCAATGTCAAGGATGTGAGCTCTGTTCAGGGCATTGCCATAGACCAGGTGGTGATAGGCTCATGCACCAATGGCCGCATAGGGGATCTTCGCCTTGCTGCTCAGGTGTTGGAAGGCAAGAAGATACATCCTGAGGTGAGATGTCTGATCCTTCCGGGAGGCCCACAGGTGTACCTGAATGCCCTGGAAGAGGGCTTGGTGGCAATCTTCTCTAGGGCAGGTGCCATTGTTGGGCCTCCCACATGTGGTCCCTGTCCTGGAGGCCACATGGGAGTCCTGGCCCCTGGGGAGAGGTGTGTCTCTACCACCAACCGGAATTTCTTGGGCCGCATGGGCAGCCCCAAGGCGGAGATATTCCTGGCCAACCCGGCCGTGGCCGCCGCAAGTGCGGTCTTGGGCTGCATAGCTCATCCAGAGGAGGTCTCAAGCAAATGA
- a CDS encoding TRAP transporter small permease — translation MSATATMVRKIISALGGLGALAMGFMVVSITYDVAMRYIFSRPTSWALEVNTFLLALLAVVPACEVLQARNHIRVGFFQERLPVFFKRPTAVVRGAAGAFFCGVMTWKGALMTWQAYQHNDRMSTSLGTPMVIPYLFLPLGFGLMTLYFLFSIAASKAASSAEQIKDTQEKGKKAEQQI, via the coding sequence ATGTCAGCAACAGCCACTATGGTAAGAAAGATCATCTCTGCTCTTGGGGGGCTTGGAGCCCTGGCCATGGGTTTCATGGTAGTGAGCATAACCTACGATGTGGCCATGCGTTACATTTTCTCCAGGCCCACAAGCTGGGCCTTGGAGGTGAACACTTTTCTTCTGGCGCTCCTTGCCGTGGTTCCGGCATGCGAGGTGCTTCAGGCAAGAAACCATATCCGGGTGGGTTTTTTCCAAGAACGGTTGCCGGTGTTTTTCAAGCGTCCCACAGCCGTGGTGAGGGGCGCAGCCGGAGCTTTTTTCTGCGGGGTCATGACCTGGAAAGGGGCCTTGATGACATGGCAAGCCTACCAACACAATGACCGCATGTCTACCTCCCTAGGAACCCCCATGGTAATCCCTTACCTTTTCCTGCCCCTGGGTTTCGGGCTCATGACCCTTTACTTTCTTTTCAGCATAGCAGCATCCAAAGCAGCATCCAGTGCAGAGCAGATAAAAGACACACAGGAAAAAGGCAAGAAGGCAGAGCAACAGATATGA
- a CDS encoding CaiB/BaiF CoA-transferase family protein, whose translation MESDLPLRNIKVLDLGHAILGPTCGLILADMGADVIKVERAPEGDDTRRLKGFGVGFFHYFNRNKRSLALDLKQEEGKEVLRRLIQKADVLLENFGPGTMERLGFPYQKCAELNPSLIYCTLKGFMPGPYEKRPSLDNLVQMMGGLAYMTGPKGRPLRAGTSVIDIVGGMFGAMGIITALYQRTRTGKGQLVRATLFEATAFLVGQHMAMAAITGEPPPPMPEGQMPWGIYDLFTTREGELIFLGITSDQQWQRFCEVFGLEDLAADQRLCTNNDRVRERSWLIPRLKHEISRLDTSEIVERSEKASIPYAPIRRPDQLLDDPQLLQGDGLVETVLPSGKKARLPKLPLRIDDYDFGLRREPPGVGEHSVEVLREAGFTQEEIEGLLAKGVISCG comes from the coding sequence GTGGAAAGCGATCTTCCATTGCGCAACATCAAGGTCTTGGATCTGGGGCATGCCATTTTGGGGCCCACCTGCGGGCTCATTTTGGCCGATATGGGGGCCGATGTGATCAAGGTGGAAAGAGCTCCAGAGGGGGATGATACCCGCCGGCTCAAAGGCTTTGGTGTTGGGTTCTTCCACTATTTCAACAGGAACAAGAGAAGCCTGGCGCTGGACCTCAAACAGGAAGAAGGCAAAGAGGTCCTAAGAAGGCTCATTCAAAAGGCTGATGTGCTTCTTGAGAATTTCGGCCCAGGTACAATGGAGCGCCTAGGATTTCCTTACCAGAAATGCGCAGAGCTTAACCCCAGCTTGATTTACTGCACCTTGAAAGGCTTCATGCCAGGGCCCTATGAAAAAAGGCCTAGTCTGGACAACTTGGTGCAAATGATGGGAGGCCTGGCTTACATGACAGGGCCCAAGGGCAGACCTCTTAGGGCCGGCACCTCGGTCATAGACATAGTGGGAGGCATGTTCGGGGCCATGGGCATAATAACTGCCCTTTACCAACGCACCCGCACAGGAAAAGGACAGCTCGTGAGGGCCACCCTTTTCGAGGCCACGGCCTTCCTGGTGGGCCAGCACATGGCCATGGCCGCCATCACGGGGGAGCCTCCCCCTCCCATGCCCGAGGGGCAGATGCCTTGGGGTATCTATGACCTGTTTACAACCAGGGAAGGGGAGTTGATATTCCTGGGAATAACCAGCGACCAGCAGTGGCAGCGTTTCTGCGAGGTATTCGGCCTCGAGGACCTGGCCGCTGACCAGAGGCTTTGCACCAACAACGACAGGGTCAGGGAGAGAAGCTGGTTGATCCCCAGGCTAAAGCATGAGATCTCCAGACTTGATACATCCGAGATAGTGGAGAGAAGCGAGAAGGCCTCCATCCCCTACGCCCCCATCCGGAGGCCGGATCAGCTCCTGGATGACCCGCAATTGTTGCAAGGTGACGGCCTGGTGGAGACAGTGCTGCCTTCTGGCAAGAAAGCCAGGCTTCCCAAGTTGCCCCTTCGCATAGATGATTATGATTTCGGCCTCAGAAGGGAGCCTCCTGGGGTGGGAGAGCACTCTGTGGAGGTCTTGAGGGAAGCGGGTTTCACCCAAGAGGAAATAGAGGGACTCCTGGCCAAAGGAGTCATATCCTGCGGCTGA
- a CDS encoding hydroxymethylglutaryl-CoA lyase, producing MELPKKATIREVGPRDGFQSWPDFVPTQKKLDVIKALIQAGIKEMETTSFVSPKAIPQMQDAQELMQLVPRGACRHAALVPNLKGAELAIKAGAEELVVVISASEPHNMANIRRTIHQSLEELMPLAALAKSHGVPVTGAISVSFGCPYQGDVPEADVMGVAQGYLQAGVSRILLADTTGMATPSRVKRLVASFKERFPDVEAGIHLHNNRGTAMANLYAALQEGITVFDTALGGIGGCPNVPQAAGNLATEDVVFMLEDMGVETGLDLVELIRAAQLLEGILGKVLPGQVMKSGPRDPKLAEKLCGIKCHS from the coding sequence ATGGAACTTCCCAAGAAAGCAACCATAAGGGAGGTAGGGCCCAGGGACGGATTCCAGTCCTGGCCTGACTTTGTGCCGACCCAAAAGAAGCTGGATGTGATCAAGGCTTTGATCCAGGCCGGAATAAAAGAGATGGAGACCACCAGCTTTGTGAGTCCCAAGGCGATTCCTCAAATGCAAGATGCCCAAGAGCTGATGCAATTGGTGCCCAGAGGAGCCTGCCGTCACGCTGCCCTTGTGCCTAATCTAAAGGGTGCGGAGTTGGCCATAAAGGCCGGGGCCGAGGAGTTGGTGGTTGTCATATCGGCCTCCGAACCCCATAACATGGCAAACATCAGAAGAACCATCCACCAGTCGTTGGAGGAGCTGATGCCACTGGCAGCTCTTGCCAAGTCCCACGGGGTGCCTGTGACAGGGGCCATTTCCGTGTCTTTTGGCTGTCCATACCAGGGGGACGTGCCCGAAGCGGACGTGATGGGGGTCGCACAAGGCTATCTTCAGGCAGGGGTGAGCCGAATTCTGCTGGCAGACACTACCGGCATGGCCACGCCCAGCAGGGTCAAGAGACTGGTTGCCAGTTTCAAGGAGAGGTTTCCGGATGTGGAGGCCGGGATCCATCTGCACAACAATCGTGGCACGGCCATGGCCAACCTCTACGCAGCCCTGCAGGAAGGGATCACGGTTTTCGACACTGCTTTGGGCGGTATAGGAGGCTGTCCCAACGTGCCTCAGGCAGCGGGTAATCTAGCCACCGAAGACGTGGTATTCATGCTGGAGGACATGGGTGTGGAAACAGGCCTGGATCTGGTAGAGCTGATCCGGGCAGCCCAGCTCCTGGAGGGGATCTTGGGAAAGGTTCTGCCCGGGCAGGTGATGAAAAGCGGACCAAGGGATCCTAAGCTGGCAGAAAAACTCTGCGGGATCAAGTGCCATTCCTGA
- a CDS encoding GntR family transcriptional regulator: MYFRVAETIRARIESRRYRPGELIPSEKELSKEFNVSLITIRKAMELLVKEGLVARKRGSGTWVLSSNWGRLPIKLSGNFRDWFDSVSGRLQRLEAQVLEVGLVECPEQVARILGLEEGEPVWRMRRVRKHRGEPVSYYINYAPSELAKLVCAGDFRKRSFLEVFQEKTNLRLKRMEQRVEATVADMDVSSILGVEFGSPLFFVENVYYTSQDRPVEVTHMYYRGDRYVYRATIPIEQRRA, translated from the coding sequence GGGAGTTGATACCCTCTGAAAAGGAATTGTCAAAGGAGTTCAATGTAAGTCTGATAACCATCAGAAAGGCCATGGAGCTTTTGGTCAAAGAGGGGCTTGTGGCCCGAAAGAGAGGCTCGGGTACCTGGGTGCTCTCCTCCAATTGGGGGCGTTTGCCCATAAAGCTCAGCGGAAACTTCAGGGACTGGTTTGACTCGGTTTCTGGCCGCCTCCAGAGGCTTGAGGCCCAGGTTCTGGAGGTGGGCCTGGTGGAGTGCCCGGAGCAGGTGGCTCGAATCCTGGGGCTGGAGGAAGGAGAGCCTGTCTGGAGAATGAGGAGGGTCAGAAAACACCGCGGAGAACCAGTTTCCTATTACATAAACTACGCTCCTTCCGAGTTGGCCAAGCTGGTTTGCGCCGGGGACTTCAGAAAGAGAAGTTTCCTGGAGGTCTTCCAAGAGAAGACAAATCTGCGCTTGAAGCGTATGGAGCAGAGGGTGGAGGCCACGGTGGCCGACATGGACGTATCTTCCATATTGGGAGTGGAATTCGGCTCACCCCTTTTTTTTGTTGAAAACGTTTATTACACCTCCCAGGACCGGCCTGTGGAGGTGACCCACATGTACTATCGGGGGGACAGGTACGTGTACAGGGCCACCATTCCTATAGAGCAGAGGAGAGCTTGA
- a CDS encoding 3-isopropylmalate dehydratase small subunit: MICGRVHKLGHNVDTDAIIAVKWAGLTDPKELGKHCMETVDPDFAKRVNPGDILVAGRNFGCGSSREIAPWSIKGAGIACVVAESFARIFFRNGINISLPLIQCAEAARAAQEGDILEIDTTSGKIRNRTQGILFQASPYPEFIQELIRAGGLVDYTRERLTRGI, translated from the coding sequence ATGATCTGCGGCAGAGTTCACAAGCTAGGGCACAACGTGGACACCGACGCCATCATAGCAGTGAAGTGGGCTGGGCTCACAGATCCCAAAGAGCTGGGAAAGCACTGCATGGAAACTGTGGACCCGGACTTTGCCAAGAGAGTAAATCCCGGGGACATACTGGTGGCAGGCAGGAACTTCGGTTGTGGTTCTTCCAGGGAAATAGCACCCTGGTCCATCAAAGGAGCAGGAATCGCCTGCGTGGTGGCCGAGAGTTTTGCTCGTATCTTTTTCAGGAACGGTATCAATATCTCCCTGCCTCTCATCCAGTGTGCCGAGGCAGCTAGGGCCGCCCAAGAAGGGGACATCCTGGAGATCGATACCACATCTGGAAAGATAAGAAACAGGACTCAGGGAATCCTTTTCCAGGCAAGCCCCTACCCGGAATTCATACAAGAACTCATCAGGGCAGGGGGCTTGGTGGATTACACCAGGGAGAGGCTGACAAGAGGGATTTAG